Proteins encoded within one genomic window of Candidatus Aminicenantes bacterium:
- a CDS encoding class I SAM-dependent methyltransferase — MADDIRYDPAFFARLYALEARSFWFRARNALIIRTLVKHFPEAVDFAEIGCGTGFILEGLAARRPGLRLTGTEIYPKAIVFAGGRVPGARFVAADARSLPFGADFDAVGAFDVLEHIPEDKAALAEMRRVLRPGGGLLLTVPQHPGLWSQADTAAGHVRRYTRRELRRMVEAAGFDMVAMTGFVSLLFPVMAAARLTGGRRPGADPLAGLTPPRPINAAFAALMGLERGLIRAGVRFPFGGSLLLAARRAL; from the coding sequence ATGGCCGACGACATCCGCTACGATCCTGCCTTCTTCGCCCGGCTCTATGCCTTGGAGGCCCGAAGCTTCTGGTTCCGGGCCCGCAACGCCCTCATCATCCGGACTCTGGTTAAACATTTTCCCGAGGCCGTCGACTTCGCGGAGATCGGCTGCGGGACGGGATTTATCCTGGAGGGCCTGGCGGCGCGCCGGCCCGGCCTGCGCCTGACGGGGACCGAGATTTATCCCAAGGCGATTGTTTTCGCCGGAGGCAGAGTCCCCGGGGCTCGCTTCGTCGCGGCCGACGCCAGGAGCCTTCCTTTCGGGGCCGACTTCGACGCCGTGGGCGCCTTCGATGTGCTGGAACATATCCCGGAGGACAAAGCGGCGCTGGCCGAGATGCGGCGCGTCCTGCGGCCCGGCGGGGGCCTGCTCCTGACGGTTCCCCAGCATCCCGGGCTTTGGAGCCAAGCCGATACGGCCGCGGGCCACGTCCGCCGCTACACCCGGCGGGAATTGCGGCGCATGGTGGAAGCGGCCGGATTCGATATGGTTGCGATGACGGGATTCGTCAGCCTGCTTTTCCCCGTCATGGCCGCCGCCCGTCTGACGGGCGGACGCCGTCCCGGGGCCGACCCCTTGGCCGGATTGACGCCGCCGCGACCGATCAACGCCGCATTTGCGGCGCTGATGGGTTTGGAACGGGGATTGATCCGGGCGGGCGTCCGTTTCCCCTTCGGAGGCTCGCTCCTCTTGGCCGCCAGGCGGGCGCTGTGA
- the rffA gene encoding dTDP-4-amino-4,6-dideoxygalactose transaminase codes for MKDLPNIPFNRAGLAGRELDYMRQALELGHISGDGIFTKRCHALLEKELGVGKALLTTSCTHALEMSALLLGLQPGDEIVVPPFAFVTTVNAYVLRGARPAFVDIRPDTLNMDETKIEAAVTGRTKALIPLHYAGVACEMGAIMDIALRRGLAVVEDNAHGLFGRYKGRMLGTFGSMATLSFHETKNLTCGEGGALLLNDPGLYERAEIVREKGTDRSKFFRGQIDKYTWVDLGSSYLPADLLAAFLLAQLEEARAIQARRQSIWIGYRDRLAAWAGRVGVSLPVIPADCESSFHLFHILLPTPEKRDALMNELKRRGILAVFHYLPL; via the coding sequence ATGAAGGATCTTCCGAACATTCCCTTCAATCGGGCCGGCCTGGCGGGGCGGGAGCTGGACTACATGCGCCAGGCCCTTGAGCTTGGGCATATTTCCGGCGACGGGATCTTTACCAAGCGCTGTCATGCCCTGCTCGAAAAGGAGCTGGGCGTCGGCAAAGCCCTCCTGACCACCTCCTGCACGCACGCCCTGGAGATGTCCGCCCTCCTCCTCGGCCTCCAGCCCGGGGACGAGATCGTTGTCCCGCCCTTCGCTTTCGTCACGACCGTCAACGCCTATGTCCTGCGGGGCGCCCGGCCCGCTTTCGTCGATATCCGGCCCGACACCCTGAACATGGACGAGACCAAGATCGAAGCGGCCGTGACCGGCCGGACCAAGGCCCTCATCCCGCTCCACTACGCGGGCGTCGCCTGCGAAATGGGCGCGATCATGGATATCGCGCTCCGCCGCGGCCTCGCCGTGGTCGAGGACAACGCCCACGGACTGTTCGGCCGCTACAAGGGCCGGATGCTGGGAACGTTCGGGTCCATGGCCACCTTGAGCTTCCACGAGACCAAGAATCTCACTTGCGGGGAGGGCGGGGCGCTTCTCCTCAACGATCCGGGCCTCTACGAGCGGGCCGAGATCGTTCGCGAGAAGGGCACCGATCGGTCCAAGTTCTTCCGCGGCCAGATCGACAAATACACTTGGGTCGACCTGGGTTCGAGCTACCTGCCGGCCGACCTCCTGGCCGCGTTCCTGCTGGCCCAGCTCGAGGAAGCCAGGGCCATCCAGGCCCGCCGTCAGTCGATCTGGATCGGCTACCGCGACCGCCTCGCGGCTTGGGCCGGCCGGGTCGGCGTAAGCCTGCCCGTCATCCCGGCTGATTGCGAGTCCAGCTTCCATCTTTTCCATATTCTGCTGCCGACTCCGGAGAAGAGAGACGCTTTGATGAACGAGCTCAAGCGGCGGGGCATCCTGGCCGTTTTTCATTACCTGCCGCT
- a CDS encoding class I SAM-dependent methyltransferase, whose amino-acid sequence MIRITPDAKAYVLERLSGRGGVCVHIEEGDLEVLSIDIYSFQPPTHPEFHLGWWSYRLGPGDHVLEIAFDFASIHERSVRVFMGGAELTPEGMWFNPDYRVTPLQDLRFAFWRGPELAHLWRHLVKVKDPGVLTRFASRQFDQELYSPRDTFLDQLYHFKLGILRRWFKRYFRGRVLDVGCGLSLFTQIPEAWNFSVVAGDLVPAQVKARKTERPDLTWAVFDAAVLPFRSASFDGLFAGEILEHLADPEAGLREWNRVLKPGGVLIVTTPNRGRRINRLNGDDWPYSPDHLREFAFEELNGGLLPAAGFRPFRKKGIYLERDTRRAQWWWEDHLQREGNIPANLPRMKKLYRRGYWFPRRSLDLLTAARKVRGL is encoded by the coding sequence ATGATCCGCATCACGCCTGACGCCAAGGCCTATGTCCTGGAGCGGTTATCCGGGAGGGGAGGCGTCTGCGTCCACATCGAAGAAGGCGACCTCGAGGTCCTGTCCATCGACATCTACTCCTTCCAGCCGCCGACCCATCCCGAGTTCCACCTAGGCTGGTGGAGCTACCGGCTGGGCCCCGGCGATCACGTCTTGGAGATCGCCTTCGACTTCGCTTCCATCCACGAGCGATCCGTCCGCGTCTTCATGGGCGGCGCCGAGCTCACCCCCGAAGGGATGTGGTTCAATCCGGACTACCGGGTGACTCCGCTGCAGGACCTGCGCTTCGCCTTCTGGCGGGGGCCTGAGCTGGCCCATCTCTGGCGGCATCTGGTCAAGGTCAAGGATCCCGGCGTCCTGACCCGCTTCGCCTCCCGCCAGTTCGATCAGGAGCTTTATTCCCCCCGCGACACTTTTCTCGACCAGCTTTATCACTTCAAGCTGGGCATCCTGCGCCGCTGGTTCAAGCGGTATTTCCGGGGCCGGGTCCTGGACGTCGGATGCGGGCTGTCGCTCTTCACCCAGATCCCCGAAGCCTGGAATTTTTCCGTCGTGGCCGGCGATCTCGTCCCCGCCCAGGTCAAGGCCCGCAAGACCGAGCGGCCGGATCTGACCTGGGCAGTCTTCGACGCGGCAGTTCTGCCTTTTCGGAGCGCCTCCTTCGACGGCTTGTTTGCAGGCGAGATCCTGGAGCATCTGGCCGATCCCGAGGCGGGCCTGCGGGAATGGAACCGCGTCCTCAAGCCGGGTGGAGTCCTCATTGTCACGACGCCCAACCGCGGACGCCGGATCAACCGGCTGAACGGCGACGACTGGCCCTACAGCCCCGACCACCTGCGCGAGTTCGCCTTCGAGGAGCTCAACGGCGGCCTCCTGCCGGCGGCCGGCTTCCGGCCGTTCCGGAAGAAAGGCATCTATCTCGAGCGCGATACCCGGCGGGCCCAGTGGTGGTGGGAGGATCATCTCCAACGCGAGGGCAACATCCCGGCCAACCTGCCGCGGATGAAAAAGCTGTATCGGCGGGGCTATTGGTTCCCGCGGCGATCCCTGGATCTGCTGACCGCGGCCAGGAAGGTCCGCGGCTTATAA
- a CDS encoding SGNH/GDSL hydrolase family protein: MSETVKAKSHLFLFQFLTPLFVIFVLALLAEIGLRLAGYNPLKPLHQGDGSHAYYLRQSDDSALRYELNPGFRGRLFQAGIGMRINALGMRGREIGPDKDGKFRIALLGDSITFAKDLEEREIFPVRLENRLLETNPSVEVLNMGVEGYDTLEEVEHLKRAGLALKPDIVVVDFCLNDIGITHADISYLNFYLRPRLPLWTRSRLAVWVASKVRRVQLQQRMQKELLTLDGFAEHEQGLYPQVPTDDFLESQFRLIDESQRLFDASGPEAHRRAVAEKSGSLWLNQYRSLHNLGKIRFSFGELKALAEKGRFKVLVAILPFFYRVDGRYIEGPAHAIIRREAERAGFKAVDLYDTFAAEGLESMTTDSVHLNEKGHAVMAKALAEALRDWLPAAVPPGR; this comes from the coding sequence ATGTCCGAGACCGTAAAAGCCAAGTCGCATCTCTTTTTATTTCAATTTCTTACGCCTCTTTTTGTCATTTTTGTCCTGGCTCTTCTGGCCGAGATCGGGCTCCGTCTGGCCGGGTACAATCCCCTCAAACCGCTTCATCAGGGAGACGGATCGCACGCTTACTATCTCCGTCAGTCGGATGACTCCGCTCTGCGCTATGAGCTCAACCCCGGCTTCCGCGGCAGGCTTTTCCAGGCCGGGATCGGGATGCGGATCAACGCCTTGGGGATGCGGGGGCGGGAGATCGGGCCGGATAAGGACGGCAAGTTCCGCATCGCCCTTCTGGGCGACTCGATCACCTTCGCCAAGGACTTGGAGGAGCGCGAGATCTTCCCCGTTCGGCTGGAGAACAGGCTGTTGGAGACGAACCCTTCGGTCGAAGTCCTGAATATGGGCGTGGAAGGCTACGACACGCTCGAGGAAGTCGAACATCTGAAGCGGGCCGGGCTCGCGCTCAAGCCCGATATCGTCGTCGTCGATTTCTGCCTAAACGATATCGGCATCACGCACGCCGACATCAGCTATCTCAATTTCTACCTGCGGCCTCGCCTGCCGCTTTGGACCCGATCGCGGCTGGCGGTCTGGGTCGCCTCCAAGGTCAGGCGCGTCCAGCTCCAACAGCGCATGCAGAAGGAGCTCCTGACCCTAGACGGATTCGCGGAGCATGAACAGGGGCTTTATCCCCAAGTTCCGACGGACGACTTCCTGGAATCCCAGTTTCGGCTGATCGACGAGTCCCAGCGCCTCTTCGATGCCTCCGGCCCGGAAGCCCATCGGCGGGCCGTGGCCGAAAAATCGGGCAGCCTGTGGCTCAATCAGTACCGCTCGCTCCACAACCTCGGCAAGATCCGTTTTTCCTTCGGCGAGCTGAAAGCCTTGGCGGAAAAGGGCCGTTTCAAAGTCCTGGTGGCGATCCTCCCGTTTTTCTACCGGGTCGACGGCCGCTACATCGAAGGGCCGGCCCACGCCATTATCCGGCGCGAGGCGGAACGGGCCGGGTTCAAGGCCGTGGACCTCTACGACACGTTCGCGGCTGAAGGCCTGGAGTCGATGACCACCGACAGCGTCCATCTAAATGAAAAAGGGCATGCCGTCATGGCCAAGGCCCTAGCGGAGGCTCTGCGGGACTGGCTCCCCGCGGCCGTACCGCCGGGCCGCTGA